The following coding sequences lie in one Fusarium poae strain DAOMC 252244 chromosome 1, whole genome shotgun sequence genomic window:
- a CDS encoding hypothetical protein (BUSCO:49865at5125), which produces MASFVSRSLRPAAVRRFISIPVRPLSTTVLLRSDNVSSQEFEVGELQGAKFRVEPLRRVGEDDATKRARLVYQSRKRGTLESDLLLSTFAAAHLSTLSPELLDQYDRILDENDWDIYYWATQKEELSSTNPSSADSPSTNNIDAKPTADQVTRQPPSGEWAQTVGNFKPAYRPVPSRWRDSEILEKLRAHVRSRSVDGGEGGGMGFMPPLGPAEVKN; this is translated from the exons ATGGCTTCTTTCGTCTCGCGCTCGCTGCGCCCAGCCGCTGTCCGCCGCTTTATCTCCATTCCCGTTCGACCCCTCTCTACAACTGTTTTGCTGCGATCCGACAACGTTTCTTCTCAAGAGTTTGAGGTCGGCGAACTTCAGGGCGCAAAGTTCAGAGTCGAGCCTCTGCGTCGAGTCGGTGAAGACGACGCCACCAAGCGAGCCCGCCTTGTCT ACCAGTCACGAAAGCGCGGAACCCTCGAGTCTGATCTTCTCCTCTCAACCTTTGCAGCCGCACACCTCTCAACTCTGTCCCCCGAGCTTCTCGACCAGTACGACCGTATTCTTGACGAGAACGACTGGGACATTTATTACTGGGCTACGCAGAAAGAGGAGCTCTCTTCAACGAACCCTTCATCCGCTGACTCGCCATCCACCAACAACATCGACGCCAAGCCAACGGCCGACCAAGTCACCCGCCAACCTCCTTCGGGCGAGTGGGCGCAGACCGTGGGTAACTTCAAGCCTGCTTACAGACCTGTGCCCTCGCGCTGGAGGGACAGTGAGATCCTTGAGAAGTTGAGGGCTCACGTGCGAAGTCGCAGCGTTGATGGTGGTGAGGGCGGCGGCATGGGCTTCATGCCTCCTCTGGGACCTGCCGAGGTCAAGAATTAA
- a CDS encoding hypothetical protein (BUSCO:11947at5125) has protein sequence MLSGAHSISSPVMMAPSADYPSKAPFEASPTGQLQFKRHKTLPRPRSERASELPIRVASPSTRHGLVVDTSRSSNGKQPSSPRTLKHQSRRISSGPDLPPTPPRHSRQPSDNSSGKTSSPAATDIALRTPQPSHLRSPSTPPNQKSPPTPDVTPPHHSTSRPKLLRPVASDRAGSNTTIGESQSGSFTTAREDPISSEDEGKSANTKNSRPNVRHVSDTSNRVPRPDVLASALANFTPRSEGSSVSRSLGGDWGHNDSDWGSVSEVEQEWDHNLQRMVTVKKRPEPLEVMRSSPARRAKLIEPNTVTSTQAAKAVRGMPLHQRAEALSTRALSTRDASSSVASSAIASSDPRRMSVASNKSTVSTVVEAYLLDTTPKRQRTLRHVRKQTLLREPTNASSVSTTDSLKSERSQNEARMRTRPSAPKSESQSSNVTSNSISSSKARREIWKTGAIPVVVVPDRLSSHKTKSREPSLRSRSSRRSSQTTTATSVSSTVNDSSSTRRSEPPIVRRPVRGRSYSASESSDERTMDYPPVIPARSSSLSAPTSRNGSRASSLTAESMKLHNALQEYLNKKKDTKEVPDIRFSQVAHTTQTRSSPSQSRRLSSSEHHDDFLHPKGYGSQNTPFSQASVDTNGTNPVVSEAQAVHMFPHQNSSLLMVDHSVKPSESTDQTQSEAEEDLDVPLPTDSSEEIPNTPPQPNLSLADVDSPLRNPRVPPEPPSHPPFINFIPATPSGTTPAHEKIAQMGNYFEAMNEKPPRRPSVVRRAFNRTRRHSVDYTPTSRRPSSFLSRTLSLSRTGRIKGMPTMENEPEYPSPDDSPVEEDKLHPFWRPQWSSDDLYECDGDCDDDCDIHWPAEPADEVYRYPPVDNRPKGPQRSFSSRMKRTFAVLPSRDDSYYTSYDWPTTERRTIGRTPSGNLRVMRHRSSFDSLRQNYNDDERPHSADGEVKRSFWRANNVHRRATKEKRRLSLGSKLEELQNLPRRFSEKRREKRSQELRKKISGPKEVRDGVGEVIRSSTARDHYQSHESIAFN, from the coding sequence ATGCTCTCGGGTGCACATTCCATCTCATCGCCAGTCATGATGGCACCATCCGCCGATTATCCCTCCAAAGCACCCTTCGAGGCCAGCCCAACAGGTCAGCTGCAATTCAAAAGACACAAAACCCTGCCTCGACCACGCTCCGAAAGAGCATCTGAGTTACCTATACGAGTTGCAAGTCCTTCAACTAGACACGGTCTGGTTGTTGATACTTCTCGTTCCAGCAATGGCAAACAGCCATCAAGTCCACGAACTCTTAAACATCAGTCACGGAGGATAAGCAGCGGCCCGGATCTGCCACCAACTCCACCGAGACATTCGCGCCAGCCTTCTGACAACTCTTCCGGCAAGACCAGTAGCCCCGCTGCAACCGATATTGCGTTACGGACTCCCCAGCCGTCCCATCTACGTTCGCCTTCGACGCCTCCTAATCAAAAGAGCCCGCCTACGCCTGACGTGACACCGCCTCACCATTCCACAAGCCGCCCAAAACTATTGAGGCCTGTTGCTAGCGACCGTGCTGGTTCAAATACTACCATCGGAGAATCTCAATCTGGTTCCTTTACGACTGCCCGGGAGGACCCTATATCATCAGAGGATGAGGGCAAATCTGCAAACACCAAGAACTCGCGACCGAATGTTCGTCACGTTTCCGACACAAGTAACCGCGTTCCTAGACCTGACGTACTGGCCTCGGCCTTGGCCAATTTTACCCCTCGATCAGAGGGGAGCAGCGTATCCAGGTCACTTGGAGGGGACTGGGGTCACAACGACAGTGACTGGGGCTCCGTGAGCGAGGTAGAGCAGGAATGGGACCACAATCTGCAAAGAATGGTCACTGTCAAGAAGCGCCCTGAACCGCTAGAAGTTATGCGTTCAAGTCCAGCCAGGAGGGCAAAGCTCATCGAGCCAAACACGGTCACATCAACACAAGCTGCCAAAGCTGTGCGGGGAATGCCTTTACACCAGAGAGCCGAAGCGCTTTCCACAAGAGCCCTTTCGACTCGTGATGCTTCTTCATCAGTTGCATCAAGCGCGATCGCAAGTTCTGACCCACGCAGAATGTCCGTCGCCTCAAACAAATCTACTGTCTCAACTGTTGTAGAGGCATATCTTCTGGACACGACCCCAAAGAGGCAGAGAACTCTACGCCATGTGCGGAAACAAACCCTTTTACGAGAACCTACCAATGCGTCATCTGTGTCAACAACAGATTCTCTCAAGTCGGAGAGATCACAAAATGAGGCACGGATGCGAACACGACCAAGTGCTCCTAAATCCGAGAGCCAGTCTTCAAACGTGACGAGCAATTCTATCTCGAGTAGCAAAGCTCGACGCGAGATCTGGAAAACCGGTGCTATACCAGTGGTTGTTGTGCCCGATCGGTTGTCGTCTCACAAAACTAAATCAAGGGAACCGTCGTTAAGGTCTCGTTCAAGCCGACGGTCCAGTCAGACTACGACTGCGACCAGTGTCAGCTCCACAGTAAACGATTCTTCCTCTACTAGAAGGAGCGAGCCACCTATTGTCCGGCGCCCGGTTCGTGGCCGTTCGTACTCTGCGTCCGAAAGCTCAGATGAGAGAACCATGGATTACCCCCCTGTTATACCTGCCCGCTCGTCCTCTCTTTCTGCTCCTACCAGCCGCAATGGCTCAAGGGCTAGTTCTTTGACGGCCGAAAGCATGAAACTTCACAATGCTTTGCAggaatatcttaataagaaGAAGGATACGAAGGAAGTGCCCGACATTCGATTTTCACAAGTAGCTCATACAACGCAGACACGCTCAAGCCCTTCTCAAAGCCGCCGGTTGTCAAGCTCGGAACACCACGATGATTTCTTGCACCCGAAAGGATATGGCTCACAAAACACACCATTTTCACAGGCTTCTGTTGACACAAATGGGACGAACCCAGTGGTCTCAGAAGCTCAGGCGGTGCACATGTTTCCTCACCAGAACTCATCGCTGTTGATGGTTGACCATTCCGTAAAGCCGTCCGAGTCAACAGATCAGACACAGTCGGAGGCCGAGGAAGACTTGGACGTTCCACTGCCAACAGACTCATCAGAAGAAATTCCCAACACACCTCCTCAGCCAAATCTTTCTCTTGCAGATGTTGACTCACCACTCCGAAACCCTCGAGTGCCCCCTGAGCCACCGAGCCATCCGCCGTTCATTAATTTCATCCCCGCGACACCGTCGGGAACGACTCCTGCTCACGAGAAGATAGCGCAAATGGGTAACTACTTTGAGGCAATGAACGAGAAGCCACCCCGCAGACCTTCTGTGGTCCGTCGAGCTTTCAACCGTACACGACGCCACTCAGTTGATTATACTCCAACTTCACGAAGGCCCTCGAGCTTCCTTTCGCGGACCCTATCGCTTTCGCGTACTGGTCGTATCAAAGGCATGCCAACCATGGAAAATGAGCCGGAATACCCCAGTCCCGACGATAGCCCCGTGGAGGAGGACAAGCTGCATCCTTTTTGGCGCCCCCAATGGTCTAGCGATGACTTGTACGAATGTGATGGAGACTGTGACGATGATTGTGATATTCATTGGCCGGCTGAGCCGGCCGATGAGGTctatcgatatcctccagtGGACAACCGACCCAAGGGACCACAAAGAAGCTTCAGCTCCAGAATGAAGCGCACATTTGCTGTCCTTCCGTCTCGGGATGATTCCTATTATACAAGCTACGATTGGCCTACTACTGAACGTCGCACCATTGGACGAACTCCGAGCGGAAACCTGCGAGTAATGAGGCACCGCTCCAGTTTTGACTCGTTGCGACAAAACTACAACGACGATGAGAGACCACATTCTGCGGACGGTGAGGTCAAGAGATCCTTCTGGCGCGCCAATAATGTTCACAGGCGAGCCACCAAGGAAAAGAGACGGCTATCTCTTGGAAGTAAGCTAGAGGAGCTGCAGAATCTTCCGCGTAGGTTCAGCGAGAAGAGACGCGAAAAGCGTTCGCAGGAGCTCCGCAAGAAAATCAGCGGACCGAAAGAAGTTCGTGATGGGGTCGGAGAAGTGATTCGATCGAGCACCGCCCGCGACCATTACCAATCACATGAAAGCATAGCATTCAATTGA
- a CDS encoding hypothetical protein (BUSCO:59399at5125) — MPKFFCDYCDVYLTHDSMSVRKAHNSGRNHLRNVVDYYEQIGHEKAQSVIDSITSSYAAEGQAHANPMLPQNQPGHGFAPPPFGFPGGIPPPFPGMPGAPPGQFPPPPGGGRGMPPMPPFPGANGMGIPPNGFPFPPPPGGFPFPPPGAPGAPGAPGAAFPGMPGMPPPGQGFPPGGIPPPGFAPPGAGPPPGHEKR, encoded by the exons ATGCCCAAAT TCTTCT GCGACTACTGCGATGTTTACCTCACGCACGACTCCATGAGCGTGCGCAAGGCTCACAACAGCGGCCGAAACCATCTTCGAAATGTAGTCGATTACTACGAAC AAATTGGCCACGAGAAGGCCCAGTCCGTCATTGACTCAATCACGTCTTCTTATGCTGCCGAGGGTCAGGCCCACGCGAACCCCATGCTTCCTCAGAACCAGCCTGGCCACGGCTTTGCCCCGCCGCCCTTCGGCTTCCCAGGTG GTATTCCTCCTCCATTCCCCGGAATGCCCGGCGCACCTCCTGGACAATTTCCTC CACCTCCTGGCGGCGGTCGAGGTATGCCTCCTATGCCTCCATTCCCAGGGGCCAATGGCATGGGTATTCCTCCTAACGGTTTCCCtttccctcctcctcctggtgGCTTTCCATTCCCACCTCCAGGTGCTCCTGGCGCTCCTGGTGCTCCCGGTGCCGCGTTCCCCGGTATGCCCGGCATGCCTCCACCTGGTCAGGGCTTCCCTCCCGGTGGTATTCCACCACCTGGGTTTGCTCCTCCTGGCGCAGGGCCTCCTCCTGGACATGAGAAGCGATAA
- a CDS encoding hypothetical protein (BUSCO:50799at5125) — MGNERERRLSKRLAAAVTDFEHDDDFAFVRKSKRRKTDEEPELEPEPQPEPVKKSAKGRPAAKQRGVKSSKTNGTILEEEPIEKEPITTTKPTTRKSSRQKTSTDASEEPPAKTTKKLPTRRSTRRSEKPEDEAPQPGTVAEPEPTPLSAPDPQPETASQPAATTSRTNGASKKRGNRVAKSTKPPPDWDKSPQREAPVQSATIALPMSDTPIINRNKEMRKKGGNSNRRSSLGNRGRRASSLIEGGSTAIPHREVNPSDFYKHIEAEGLTEPRRMKQLLTWCGERALAGKPRHGTPNSNAILGARAIQDQLLKDFAARSEFSDWFSREDDAPPKAPVVSKPNPRNVELDEKMAQLEINIKRLQEEKKSWQAIRKPPPEQPPLFTPEETGSIVLPDFDLLDPEEGKIRGFLADEKASFEAVRSQTESRLRTIQSKLEFQVDQLADNVHKLEQRVLIAGKEADKVLSVSALRLRQREEREKASAGTRDMPVIEVLRSLGSILPDGGG; from the exons ATGGGTAACGAGCGCGAGCGACGGTTAAGCAAGCGTCTCGCTG CGGCGGTGACGGATTTCGAGCACGATGACGATTTCGCATTTGTGCGAAAATCCAAGAGGAGAAAGACGGACGAGGAACCCGAATTAGAACCGGAACCGCAGCCCGAACCAGTGAAGAAATCTGCGAAGGGACGTCCTGCAGCAAAGCAACGCGGTGTCAAGAGCTCGAAAACGAATGGAACGATATTGGAAGAGGAACCAATAGAGAAGGAACCGATCACGACTACGAAACCAACAACAAGGAAGAGTAGTAGACAAAAAACGAGTACGGACGCGTCAGAGGAACCACCGGCCAAGACGACCAAGAAGTTACCGACCAGGAGGAGCACGCGACGATCGGAAAAGCCAGAGGATGAGGCTCCTCAACCAGGGACGGTAGCAGAACCAGAACCTACGCCTTTATCTGCACCCGATCCTCAACCAGAAACAGCATCACAACCAGCAGCGACAACTTCTCGCACCAATGGAGCGTCTAAGAAACGTGGAAACCGTGTCGCTAAGTCCACCAAACCACCCCCAGACTGGGACAAGTCGCCCCAGCGAGAAGCGCCTGTTCAATCCGCCACAATTGCGCTGCCCATGAGCGACACTCCCATCATTAACAGGAACAAAGAGATGCGAAAAAAAGGCGGTAACTCCAACAGACGAAGCAGCTTGGGTAACAGAGGACGTAGAGCGAGCTCATTAATCGAGGGTGGCTCAACAGCGATACCCCACCGGGAAGTGAACCCATCAGACTTTTACAAACACATTGAAGCCGAGGGTTTGACGGAACCTCGACGTATGAAACAACTATTGACCTGGTGTGGCGAGCGCGCATTGGCAGGGAAGCCTCGTCATGGCACACCGAATTCTAATGCTATTCTTGGTG CTCGTGCCATCCAAGACCAACTGCTGAAAGACTTTGCGGCTCGATCGGAGTTTTCAGATTGGTTTAGTAGAGAGGACGACGCTCCTCCCAAAGCTCCTGTAGTATCAAAACCCAACCCCAGGAACGTGgagcttgatgagaagaTGGCACAGCTtgagataaatataaaaag ACTgcaagaggaaaagaagtcATGGCAAGCAATACGAAAACCGCCGCCTGAGCAACCTCCTCTTTTCACTCCAGAAGAGACTGGATCTATCGTATTGCCCGACTTTGATCTTTTAGATCCCGAGGAAGGGAAAATTCGAGGGTTCTTAGCAGACGAGAAAGCGTCGTTTGAAGCAGTCCGTTCACAAACAGAATCACGATTGCGGACCATACAATCGAAGCTTGAGTTCCAGGTCGACCAACTCGCTGATAACGTCCATAAGCTTGAGCAGCGGGTTCTGATTGCAGGCAAGGAAGCGGATAAGGTCCTCAGCGTCAGCGCTCTGCGTCTTCGACAACGcgaggagagggagaaggCAAGCGCAGGAACAAGGGATATGCCAGTTATTGAGGTTCTGAGGAGCCTAGGGAGTATTTTACCAGACGGGGGCGGGTGA
- a CDS encoding hypothetical protein (BUSCO:21916at5125): protein MADLNPPATAVQDQDINPWSVEGAQGENGEVAAIDYDAICSKWKTSKIDHALLERFEQVTGKKPHRWLRRGLFFSHRDFDKILTKYEHGEPFFLYTGRGPSTGSLHLGHTIPLEFTKWLQDVFDVPLVFMLTDDEKALFKDNLTFEETLAYAMENARDIIALGFDQKKTFLYSDLKYLSNHFLMNAWEFSKLVTFNQVRGAFGFDGSSNIGKIFFPSVQCVAAFATSYPEIWSDEPATVRTKALGKIQCLIPMGIDQDPYFRLVRDNAHRMKNPSPKPALIHSKFLTALQGAGGKMSSSNPNSAIFMTDTAKQIKNKINKFAFSGGRETLEEHREKGGNPDVDVSYIYLTYFEDDDEKLQKVYDDYKSGSLLTGELKKMAIEALQPVVQSFQERRAAVTDEVLESFMKPRRLQWSGNPNPKPKEDKKKEKAEKKPEEKKTELPDRTVEKSA, encoded by the exons ATGGCGGATCTCAACCCTCCCGCGACTGCTGTTCAGGACCAGGATATTAACCCCTGGTCCGTTGAGGGAGCTCAAGGCGAGAATGGCGAAGTTGCTGCCATTGACTACGATGCCATTTGCTC GAAGTGGAAGACTTCAAAGATAGACCATGCGCTTCTCGAGCGATTCGAGCAAGTGACAGGCAAGAAACCTCATCGCTGGCTCCGACGCGGCCTCTTCTTCAGCCATCGCGACTTCGACAAGATCCTCACCAAGTACGAGCACGGCGAGCCTTTCTTCCTCTACACTGGTCGCGGCCCTAGCACTGGCAGTCTTCACCTTGGCCACACAATTCCTCTCGAGTTCACAAAGTGGCTGCAAGACGTCTTTGACGTACCCCTGGTTTTCATGTTGACGGATGACGAGAAGGCGCTGTTCAAGGACAATTTGACATTCGAGGAGACTCTGGCATATGCCATGGAGAATGCTCGAGATATCATTGCGCTTGGTTTTGACCAGAAGAAGACTTTCCTCTACAGCGATCTCAAGTACTTGAGCAACCATTTCCTCATGAACGCCTGGGAGTTCTCCAAGCTGGTCACCTTCAACCAGGTCCGTGGAGCGTTTGGTTTTGATGGGAG CTCCAACATCGGCAAGATTTTCTTCCCTTCGGTGCAGTGTGTCGCTGCTTTTGCGACATCATACCCCGAGATCTGGTCTGACGAGCCCGCTACTGTCCGAACAAAGGCGCTTGGCAAGATCCAGTGCTTGATTCCCATGGGTATCGATCAAGATCCTTACTTCCGGCTTGTTCGAGATAACGCCCACCGCATGAAGAACCCTTCACCAAAGCCTGCTTTGATTCACTCCAAGTTCCTCACTGCCCTCCAGGGTGCTGGTGGCAAGATGTCTTCTTCGAACCCTAACTCAGCCATTTTCATGACCGATACCGCTAAGCAGATTAAG AACAAAATCAACAAGTTCGCCTTCAGTGGTGGCCGAGAGACACTCGAGGAGCATCGTGAGAAGGGAGGAAACCCTGATGTCGATGTGTCTTATATCTACCTTACCTACttcgaggatgatgatgagaagctcCAGAAGGTTTATGACGACTACAAGAGCGGATCTCTTCTTACTGGTGagctgaagaagatggccatTGAGGCTCTCCAGCCTGTGGTCCAGAGCTTCCAGGAGCGACGAGCTGCTGTCACAGATGAGGTTCTCGAGTCATTCATGAAGCCCAGAAGACTACAATGGAGCGGAAACCCCAACCCTAAGCCCaaggaggacaagaagaaggagaaggctgAAAAGAAGCccgaggaaaagaagaccGAGTTGCCTGACCGTACTGTTGAGAAGTCTGCTTAG
- the ERV25 gene encoding vesicle coat component (SECRETED:SignalP(1-23)~TransMembrane:1 (n7-18c23/24o184-204i)~BUSCO:47689at5125), with protein sequence MALQKSLLQYFCSVLLLVSSVSALKFDLIAGSKERCVRNFVGKDTLVVVTATVDGYKGDGMVVNLYIRDAVGNEYGRPRDVVGESRTVFTSHADAAFDVCFENIASGSQRLNSPTRHIELDIDIGADAKDWSAIQATEKLKPVEAELRRIEEITSELVTEMEYLRSREQKLRDTNESTNNRVKWFGIATTWLLVGLWGWQIMYLRAYFRSKHLI encoded by the exons ATGGCTCTCCAAAAATCATTGCTGCAGTATTTCTGCAGCGTTCTGCTGCTCGTCAGCTCCGTTAGCGCTCTCAAGTTCGACCTTATCGCAGGATCCAAGGAGCGCTGTGTTCGCAACTTTGTCGGAAAGGACACCCTCGTCGTGGTGACAGCGACCGTTGATGGATACAAGGGTGATGGCATGGTGGTGAACCTCTAC ATTCGCGATGCTGTTGGCAACGAGTACGGTCGCCCCAGGGACGTTGTTGGAGAGTCAAGAACTGTCTTTACTTCTCACGCCGACGCTGCTTTCGACGTTTGCTTCGAGAACATTGCCTCTGGCT CCCAACGACTTAACAGCCCTACCCGTCACATTGAACTCGATATCGATATTGGTGCCGATGCTAAGGATTGGTCCGCCATCCAGGCCaccgagaagctcaagccTGTCGAGGCTGAGCTCCGCCGTATTGAGGAGATCACCAGCGAGCTTGTTACTGAGATGGAGTACCTCCGCTCCCGAGAGCAAAAGCTCCGAGATACCAACGAGAGCACCAACAACCGTGTCAAGTGGTTCGGTATTGCTACCACCTGGCTCCTGGTTGGTCTCTGGGGTTGGCAGATCATGTACCTCCGCGCCTACTTCCGATCCAAGCATCTTATCTAA